A stretch of the Pelmatolapia mariae isolate MD_Pm_ZW linkage group LG23, Pm_UMD_F_2, whole genome shotgun sequence genome encodes the following:
- the LOC134621057 gene encoding vesicle transport protein SFT2B-like, whose translation MDKLKSVLSGEEARRDDQNIIQQMNQASTLGWGTRIKGFIACFVVGAACTVLAVCVLFLPKIGITLFIVFYTFGNICALCSTMFLMGPMKQLKRMCDKTRALATTIMLTCLVLTLCAAFWWKNFGLALLFVILQVLSFTWYSLSYIPCVREAIMRMLAMCIK comes from the exons ATGGATAAATTAAAGTCGGTTCTGAGCGGTGAGGAGGCGCGCAGAGATGACCAGAACATTATACAG CAAATGAACCAAGCTTCGACTTTAGGCTGGGGCACACGTATAAAGGGATTCATCGCCTGCTTCGTGGTGGGAGCCGCATGCACAGTTCTG GCCGTGTGTGTGCTCTTCCTCCCCAAGATTGGGATCACTCTCTTTATTGTCTTTTACACATTTGGCAACATATGTGCTCTGTGCAG CACAATGTTTCTGATGGGCCCAATGAAGCAGCTGAAAAGGATGTGTGACAAAACAAGAGCGCTGGCTACTACCATTATGTTG ACTTGCCTCGTTCTGACTCTCTGTGCGGCTTTCTGG TGGAAGAACTTTGGACttgctttgttgtttgttatCTTGCAAGTCTTGTCATTTACCTG gtaCAGCTTGTCATACATCCCATGTGTGAG AGAAGCAATCATGAGGATGCTGGCCATGTGCATCAAATAG
- the chd1l gene encoding chromodomain-helicase-DNA-binding protein 1-like, with the protein MSDILVRIKNSIAEKKKADVAQSDLKKWGLRGIQLRPYQLDGVHWLTQCLKNQQGCILGDEMGLGKTCQTISLLVYMSGALRKKGPFLVLSPLSVLENWRNELESFAPSLTVLVYKGDKERRAEIQQEANSQDFHVLLTTYELCLKDASFLKRWKWKVLVVDEAHRLKNQNSLLHKTLTEFFMGFRVLLTGTPIQNNLQELYSLLSFIQPSIFIPEDTDSFVNSYSDVQSQPALAAELQSILEPFLLRRVKSQVAVDLPKKTELVVYHGMSALQKKYYKAVLMKDLEAFGNDQGSKTRLLNILMNLRKCVDHPYLFDGVEPEPFEMGEHLIEASGKLCLLDSMLTFLHKGGHRILLFSQMTRMLDILQDYMEYRGYSYERLDGSVRGEERNLAVKNFSSKDVFVFLLSTKAGGVGMNLTAADTVIFVDSDFNPQNDLQAAARSHRIGQNRPVKVIRLLARDTVEEIMYSRAVSKLQLTNTVIEEGRFSLLDQAQSAAGGLQLSEILKFGIDKLLSSDESSIQDVKLEKILGLSHNGHWVDDDDYSQLEENEEDDEGKGSEADGQNHLYFFEGKDYSKDPSSEDQKSFDRLLEEQLTEFQRAAGEGRALRHKTGVSLSVALGIPTRKRKPVTEAELEQRRQRREEAAAKRAKMQEEMKQKQEEQKYKKKMAWWESCGYRSRCLPSVDSEEEEEEEEDGSSMCSTDSDSTDIHYVLGDVTHPHTAQGDAIIVHCVDDSGRWGRGGLFTALEVRSDEPRKQYELAGKMKDLDLGSVLLFPINDKQSRLNSQDQLALIVAQQRDKANNLSGIFLSALDEGLKKIYKAAKRTKASVHLPRIGHATKGFNWYGTERLIRKHLASRGIPTFIYYHSRNVKNTVIPQTSTSASSPGLQLQNSDGTDSATSGPSATLQSPADLPSFMNGVRVFFYNLPASERKRLARYLITYDGDEEEIMSPDVTHIVAEVENNIHSQELQDLLRQYSQAVPVQKAWLESCFSKQTRVNTAQYLHQLR; encoded by the exons ATGTCGGACATTTTGGTGAGAATAAAAAACAGCATCGCGGAGAAAAAGAAGGCGGATGTTGCTCAAAGTGACCTGAAGAAATGGGGATTGAGAG GGATACAGCTGAGACCCTACCAGCTGGACGGGGTGCACTGGTTAACTCAGTGCCTGAAGAACCAGCAGGGTTGCATCTTAGGAGACGAGATGGGTTTGGGTAAAACCTGCCAG ACGATCTCTCTGCTGGTGTACATGTCAGGGGCTCTCAGGAAGAAAGGACCATTTCTGGTGCTGAGCCCACTCTCTGTCCTGGAGAACTGGAGGAATGAGTTGGAAAG CTTCGCTCCCTCACTGACGGTCCTGGTTTACAAAGGAGACAAAGAAAGGCGGGCAGAGATCCAGCAGGAGGCGAACTCTCAGGACTTCCATGTTCTTCTCACTACATATGAG CTGTGTCTCAAAGATGCTTCATTCTTGAAACG GTGGAAGTGGAAGGTGCTTGTGGTTGATGAAGCTCACAGGTTGAAGAATCAAAACTCGCTGTTGCACAAAACTTTGACAGAG TTCTTCATGGGATTCAGAGTCTTGCTGACAGGGACTCCCATTCAGAACAACCTGCAGGAGCTCTACTCCCTGCTGAGCTTCATCCAGCCCAGCATCTTTATACCAGAAGATACAGACAGCTTTGTCAACTCTTACTCTGATGTACAAAGTCAGCCTGCCTTGG CTGCTGAGCTCCAAAGCATCCTGGAGCCCTTCCTGCTCCGTAGAGTCAAGTCTCAGGTGGCCGTCGATCTGCCCAAGAAAACCGAGCTCGTGGTTTATCACGGCATGTCCGCTCTGCAGAAGAAATACTACAAAGCTGTTCTGATGAAGGATCTGG AGGCTTTTGGAAATGACCAAGGCAGCAAGACTCGGCTGCTGAACATCTTGATGAACCTGAGGAAGTGCGTTGACCACCCTTATCTGTTTGATG GAGTTGAGCCAGAGCCATTTGAGATGGGGGAACATCTCATCGAAGCCAGTGGAAAACTTTGTCTTCTGGACAGCATGCTGACATTCCTCCACAAAGG GGGCCATCGGATCCTGCTGTTCTCTCAGATGACGAGAATGCTCGATATTCTCCAGGACTACATGGAGTACAGAG GTTACAGCTACGAACGTCTGGATGGGTCAGTCCGAGGGGAGGAACGAAACCTAGCGGTGAAAAACTTCAGCAGCAAAGATGTCTTTGTCTTTCTGCTCAGCACTAAAGCCG GGGGAGTAGGGATGAACCTGACAGCTGCTGACACTGTCATTTTTGTGGATAGTGACTTCAACCCTCAAAATGACTTGCAGGCTGCCGCACGCAGCCACCGGATTGGTCAGAACAG GCCTGTGAAAGTGATTCGCCTCCTGGCACGAGACACTGTGGAGGAGATCATGTACTCTCGCGCTGTGTCCAAGTTGCAGCTCACCAACACTGTTATTGAAGAAGGCCGCTTCTCTTTACTGGATCAAGCTCAGTCAGCTGCAGGAGGGCTGCAG CTAAGCGAGATCTTGAAGTTTGGCATTGATAAGCTTTTGTCATCTGATGAGAGCTCCATACAAGATGTGAAACTGGAGAAGATCCTTGGCCTGTCACATAATGGTCATTGGGTGGATGATGACGACTACTCCCAGCTTGAAGAaaatgaagaggatgatgaagGGAAAGGATCTGAAGCCGACGGGCAGA ACCACCTGTACTTCTTTGAGGGGAAAGACTACAGTAAGGACCCCAGCTCTGAGGACCAGAAGAGCTTTGATCGTTTGTTGGAGGAGCAGCTGACCGAGTTTCAGAGAGCAGCAGGAGAAGGACGAGCTCTGCGACACAAAACTGGA GTTTCACTGTCGGTAGCCCTTGGGATTCCAACGAGGAAGAGGAAGCCTGTCACGGAGGCTGAGCTGGAGCAGAGGCggcagaggagggaggaggctgcagCCAAGAGAGCCAAAATGCAGGAGGAGATGAAGCAGAAGCAGGAAGAGcagaaatacaagaaaaa AATGGCCTGGTGGGAGTCCTGCGGGTACAGATCTCGGTGCCTGCCGTCTGTGGacagtgaggaagaggaggaagaagaggaggatggcagcagcatgtGCTCCAcagactctgacagcacagaTATCCACTACGTTCTGGGGGATGTTACTCATCCTCACACCGCCCAGGGAGACGCCATCATCGTCCACTGCGTTG ATGACTCAGGTCGGTGGGGAAGAGGAGGTCTGTTTACAGCACTGGAGGTGAGATCAGACGAGCCGCGAAAGCAGTATGAGTTAGCTGGAAAGATGAAAG ATTTGGATCTTGGAAGTGTGCTTCTGTTCCCAATTAATGACAAACAGTCCAGATTGAACAGCCAAGATCAA TTAGCCCTAATAGTGGCACAGCAACGAGACAAAGCCAACAACTTGTCTGGGATCTTTCTGAGTGCTCTGGATGAAGGCCTGAAGAAGATTTACAAAGCGGCCAAAAGAACCAAGG CAAGTGTTCATCTTCCACGTATCGGTCACGCCACCAAAGGTTTCAACTGGTATGGCACAGAGAGGCTCATCAGGAAGCACCTTGCTTCCAGAGGCATCCCCACATTCAT ATACTATCATAGCAGAAATGTCAAGAACACAGTTATACCCCAGACATCCACTTCAGCATCCTCCCCGGGGCTACAGTTGCAAAATTCTGATGGCACCGACTCTGCAACCTCCGGGCCCTCGGCTACACTCCAGAGCCCTGCAGACCTCCCTAGTTTCATGAACGGGGTCCGTGTGTTTTTCTACAACTTGCCTGCATCAGAGAGGAAGAGGCTAGCCCGCTATCTTAT CACTTATGATGGAGATGAGGAGGAGATCATGAGTCCGGATGTCACCCACATAGTAGCAGAGGTGGAGAACAACATCCACTCACAG GAGCTCCAGGATCTGCTGCGTCAGTACAGTCAGGCTGTTCCTGTGCAGAAGGCCTGGCTCGAGTCCTGCTTTTCCAAACAAACAAGAGTCAACACTGCACAGTACCTACATCAGCTCAGATAA
- the tmem45a gene encoding transmembrane protein 45A, with amino-acid sequence MGSFRGHALPGTFFLVAGIWWTVKYSIWHATRRNKGIGSTRLASRASQRRLEIIESSVILFFSLVGMLAEQFGSGGPKLQLYDFVEKHWDHLHSWHHATMYLFFGLFATVSLIIHTTEAAPLALDRLMLAIAFFNEGFLFLYHLHGRSMLDVHVHLLLLYAVFGETLVAFLEIFHRGNIILELLRCTLTVVQGTWFWEVGFVLYPPRGPEWDLKDPNNMMFITMCYSWHLAFAMLVVSVLYCIVNCAVRSRLKKTPPVEMGLLKARERDPESEDELM; translated from the exons ATGGGCAGCTTCAGAGGCCACGCTCTCCCTGGGACTTTCTTCCTTGTTGCCGGGATTTGGTGGACGGTAAAGTACTCGATTTGGCATGCCACGCGCAGGAACAAGGGTATCGGTTCTACTCGTCTGGCTAGCAGAGCCTCACAGCGACGGCTGGAGATCATTGAGAGCTCAGTCATACTCTTTTTCTCCCTTGTTG GGATGTTGGCAGAACAGTTTGGATCGGGTGGACCGAAGCTTCAGTTGTACGACTTTGTAGAGAAACACTGGGACCATCTGCACAGCTGGCACCACGCCACCATGTACTTGTTCTTTGGGCTCTTTGCAACAGTGTCTCTGATTATCCACACCACAGAAGCGGCACCACTGGCACTGGATCGGTTAATGCTGGCAATTGCTTTCTTTAATGAAG gatttctttttctttaccaCCTCCATGGCAGGAGCATGCTGGATGTCCACGTGCATCTGCTCCTTCTGTACGCGGTCTTTGGAGAGACTCTTGTTGCCTTCCTGGAGATCTTTCACCGAGGCAACATCATTCTGGAGCTGCTGCGGTGCACGCTCACGGTGGTTCAGGGGACCTGGTTCTGGGAG GTTGGTTTTGTGCTGTACCCGCCACGCGGCCCCGAGTGGGACTTGAAAGATCCCAACAATATGATGTTCATTACCATGTGTTACTCCTGGCACCTCGCCTTCGCCATGCTTGTAGTGAGCGTGCTCTATTGCATCGTCAACTG TGCGGTTCGCTCCAGACTGAAGAAGACTCCTCCAGTGGAAATGGGACTTCTGAAGGCAAGAGAGCGAGATCCAGAGTCTGAGGATGAGCTTATGTGA
- the traf3ip2l gene encoding uncharacterized protein traf3ip2l, with amino-acid sequence MSRISCASQTPHTWMSGGKGPMMLPTSVYSVSTTTSHISHLVSPRNTPEEDDETMSAELRHPSILSKPESASDPLGHHPLSDRDGSLFGKQSLDTEEEHKHNRIFLQSSFCPSQPSHSLPAGYSPQTPFPSQVYSGWLHPSFASSWSGYPNSLPSCLSQKDYSSCSGESCLSRCKFLSLPGTHSSMGSLEQPLSLRSNPPSANLCHHTLSPYSCAPQGPACCAQCPADAFNREPVGNKHPWPEYHPAYRQYYAGDCRVPAGGFAQIGHNVPVKEKRPPCSAPLSLEQRRVFVTYEADNDKHVNEIIKFVALLRHNGFDTHIDIFEQQFRSISKIDFMERYLSEKEYLIIIIISPKYYETVTASPAGLESDERTYNTVYIHKQLQNEFIQNGSKNFRFIPILFPGAKKCHVPNWLQNTHVYGWPRDRDDILRRLMRVEKYNPPPIGELPTIVSIPI; translated from the exons ATGAG CAGAATTTCATGTGCATCTCAAACCCCACACACATGGATGTCAGGAGGAAAAGGTCCAATGATGCTGCCCACGTCGGTCTACTCGGTTTCAACAACTACTAG TCATATCAGCCACCTGGTCAGTCCCCGCAACACACCTGAAGAAGACGATGAAACCATGAGTGCAGAGCTGAGACACCCCAGCATTCTTTCCAAACCGGAGTCCGCCTCCGATCCTCTGGGCCACCACCCTCTTTCAGACCGTGATGGCTCTCTGTTCGGCAAGCAGAGCCTGGACACAGAGGAGGAGCACAAGCACAATAGGATCTTCCTCCAGTCCAGCTTCTGCCCATCCCAGCCCTCTCACAGCTTGCCAGCTGGGTACAGCCCACAAACTCCTTTCCCGAGCCAGGTATACAGCGGCTGGCTCCACCCGAGTTTCGCCAGCAGCTGGTCGGGATATCCCAACAGCCTGCCGTCCTGTCTGAGCCAGAAAGATTACTCCAGCTGTTCTGGAGAGAGCTGCCTCTCCAGATGCAAGTTCCTGTCCCTCCCCGGCACTCACAGCAGCATGGGCAGCTTAGAGCAGCCGCTCTCTCTGCGCTCCAACCCGCCTTCAGCCAACCTGTGCCACCACACGTTATCGCCGTACTCGTGTGCACCACAGGGGCCCGCCTGCTGTGCTCAGTGCCCTGCAGACGCCTTCAACAGGGAGCCTGTGGGCAACAAGCATCCCTGGCCTGAGTACCATCCAGCTTACCGCCAGTACT ATGCAGGTGACTGCAGAGTTCCTGCAGGTGGATTCGCACAGAT TGGACACAACGTTCCAGTCAAAGAGAAGCGCCCTCCTTGCAGCGCGCCGCTGTCTCTGGAGCAGA gGCGTGTCTTCGTCACTTATGAAGCAGACAACGATAAGCATGTCAACGAGATCATCAAATTTGTGGCTCTGCTGCGGCACAATGGCTTTGACACGCAC ATCGACATTTTCGAGCAGCAGTTCAGAAGCATAAGCAAGATTGACTTCATGGAGCGATACCTGagtgag AAAGAGtatctcatcatcatcatcatcagcccCAAATACTACGAGACGGTGACCGCTTCCCCTGCTGGCCTGGAGAGCGACGAGAGGACCTACAACACGGTTTACATACATAAACAG CTGCAGAATGAATTCATCCAGAATGGAAGCAAGAATTTCAGGTTCATTCCTATTCTGTTCCCCGGGGCTAAAAAG TGCCACGTCCCTAACTGGCTCCAGAACACACATGTATATGGATGGCCACGAGATCGGGATGACATCCTGCGGCGGTTGATGAGGGTCGAGAAGTACAACCCACCTCCTATCGGGGAGCTTCCGACCATCGTCTCCATccccatttaa